In one window of Mucilaginibacter auburnensis DNA:
- a CDS encoding sugar phosphate isomerase/epimerase family protein, with translation MSNRFKAAFCGLLMFCCLGVYAQSAKLFPEAPGLVSYTFRKEFQKDMPGTLDMVKKNGITDMEFSNLFGQKAEYIRQLLDERGIKCSSFGVSYEDAVGKLDTVAVNAKKLGAKYVRVASIPHKGTFTLDDAKNAVTTFNAIGKTLKEKYGLTFIYHNHGFEFEPYEEGTLYDYIVKNTNPQYVSFELDILWAFFPGHDPAELLKRYPKRYKAMHLKDLNKGVKGDMTGWTSQENDVVLGTGQINIPAIIKAAKKAGIEHYYIEDESSASVTQVPQSIAYLNSLPK, from the coding sequence ATGAGTAACCGTTTTAAAGCAGCTTTTTGTGGCCTGCTGATGTTTTGTTGTTTAGGCGTTTATGCGCAAAGCGCTAAACTTTTCCCCGAGGCGCCTGGCCTTGTATCGTACACCTTCCGCAAGGAGTTTCAGAAAGATATGCCTGGCACATTGGATATGGTGAAAAAGAACGGCATTACAGATATGGAATTTTCTAACTTGTTTGGCCAAAAAGCGGAGTACATAAGGCAACTGTTAGATGAACGGGGTATAAAGTGCTCATCGTTTGGCGTGAGTTATGAAGATGCTGTTGGTAAACTGGATACAGTTGCGGTTAACGCAAAAAAGCTGGGTGCTAAATATGTACGCGTAGCCAGCATACCTCACAAAGGCACTTTTACTTTAGATGATGCTAAGAACGCTGTAACAACATTTAACGCCATTGGAAAGACGCTTAAAGAAAAATACGGCCTTACTTTTATTTACCACAACCACGGCTTTGAATTTGAACCTTATGAGGAAGGTACGCTGTATGACTACATTGTCAAAAACACCAACCCGCAATATGTAAGCTTTGAATTGGACATACTTTGGGCATTCTTCCCCGGCCATGATCCTGCCGAACTGCTGAAACGTTACCCTAAACGGTATAAAGCCATGCACTTAAAAGACCTAAACAAAGGCGTTAAAGGCGATATGACCGGCTGGACATCGCAGGAGAATGATGTGGTATTGGGTACAGGGCAGATCAACATTCCGGCAATTATTAAAGCTGCAAAAAAGGCTGGCATTGAGCATTATTATATTGAAGACGAAAGCAGCGCGTCGGTTACGCAAGTGCCGCAAAGCATCGCCTACCTGAACAGTTTGCCCAAATAG
- a CDS encoding CDGSH iron-sulfur domain-containing protein codes for MATKLTINNNGSVKIDGDFEIVDMQGNAYGLQGRTVVSICRCGLSANKPFCDGSHKGHFEHNAVAFDLPPRKV; via the coding sequence ATGGCAACTAAACTAACCATTAACAATAACGGATCAGTAAAAATTGACGGCGATTTTGAAATTGTAGACATGCAGGGCAATGCATACGGTTTGCAGGGCCGTACGGTGGTATCTATCTGCCGTTGTGGCCTTTCAGCCAACAAACCATTTTGCGATGGCTCACACAAAGGGCACTTTGAGCATAACGCTGTAGCTTTTGATCTGCCACCGCGTAAGGTATAA
- a CDS encoding ABC transporter ATP-binding protein encodes MNYDLNQLAGAQQKTSIYSGLKKLLQLIAHERKNLLFALCAILVNSGLNLLGPYIIGHTLDNYVVKADEHISSAERYHGVLMNCAMLLGIYLITLVSSYLQTRLMGGVGQRMLFTLRNAIFNKLQQLPVAFFNQNKAGDLISRVNNDTDKINQFFSQSLMQFIGSIATMVGAGIFLLAINLKLGAAALAPGLLILLFTTVVSPWVKRTNARNLKSVGGMSAEIQESLNNFKVIIAFNRRDYFRKRFDVANQQNYKTAIGAGLANNIFMPVYTLFASFAQLAVLTYGIYLISEGEFTVGLLISYFSYTTNFYNPLRQLATLWANFQVAMAGWDRISQILDMETDLATVTDNSVNNSTALLDFKNVHFAYGDNEILHNINFKMERGKTYALVGPTGGGKTTTASLIARLYDPTSGNVLLNGKDIRSYQPTDRSKKIGFILQEPFLFTGTVRENILYGNEAYAGYTDVQLEEAIKNAGLGKLLAMFDAGLETQVLSAGNSISLGQKQLIAFMRAVLRNPDLLILDEATANIDTITEKLLSEILNNLPQHTTRVIIAHRLNTIENADEIFFVNGGEVVRAGSFDDAMGLLLNNKRVS; translated from the coding sequence ATGAACTACGATCTTAATCAACTTGCCGGCGCTCAGCAAAAAACATCTATATACAGCGGCTTAAAAAAGCTGCTGCAATTGATAGCACACGAGAGGAAAAATCTTTTGTTCGCGCTTTGCGCTATTCTGGTCAACTCCGGGCTGAACCTGTTAGGTCCTTACATTATTGGCCATACATTAGATAACTATGTGGTTAAGGCTGACGAACACATAAGCTCCGCAGAACGGTATCATGGTGTATTAATGAACTGCGCCATGCTATTAGGCATTTACCTGATTACGTTGGTGAGCAGCTATTTGCAAACACGTTTAATGGGCGGGGTAGGGCAGCGCATGTTGTTTACATTGCGAAACGCCATCTTTAATAAGTTACAGCAGTTGCCGGTGGCTTTCTTCAACCAAAACAAAGCCGGCGATCTGATCTCACGTGTAAACAATGATACCGATAAGATCAATCAGTTCTTTTCGCAGTCGTTAATGCAGTTTATTGGTAGCATTGCCACCATGGTGGGTGCGGGCATATTTTTGTTGGCTATTAATTTAAAATTAGGCGCTGCTGCACTGGCTCCGGGGTTATTGATATTGCTGTTCACCACTGTTGTGTCGCCATGGGTAAAGCGTACCAATGCCCGCAACCTGAAAAGTGTGGGGGGCATGAGTGCCGAAATACAGGAAAGCCTGAACAATTTTAAAGTCATCATCGCGTTTAACCGTCGCGACTACTTTAGAAAGCGATTTGATGTTGCCAATCAGCAGAATTATAAAACGGCTATTGGTGCTGGCTTAGCCAATAATATATTTATGCCGGTTTATACGCTGTTTGCCAGTTTCGCGCAGCTTGCGGTGTTAACCTATGGTATTTACCTGATAAGCGAGGGCGAGTTCACGGTTGGCTTGCTGATAAGTTATTTTTCGTACACCACCAACTTTTATAATCCGTTGCGTCAGCTGGCTACGCTATGGGCCAATTTCCAGGTAGCTATGGCAGGGTGGGACCGAATATCGCAAATATTAGATATGGAAACAGACCTCGCTACGGTAACTGATAACAGCGTGAATAATTCAACTGCGTTACTTGATTTTAAAAATGTGCATTTTGCCTATGGCGATAACGAAATACTGCACAACATCAATTTTAAAATGGAGCGCGGCAAAACTTACGCTTTGGTTGGACCTACCGGCGGCGGCAAAACAACAACAGCATCGTTAATAGCCCGGTTATATGACCCAACAAGCGGTAATGTTTTGTTAAATGGTAAAGATATACGCAGTTACCAACCTACCGATCGCTCAAAAAAAATAGGGTTTATTTTGCAGGAGCCTTTTCTGTTCACCGGAACTGTGCGCGAGAATATTCTATACGGAAATGAAGCGTATGCCGGATACACAGATGTGCAATTAGAGGAAGCCATTAAGAATGCAGGATTAGGCAAACTGTTAGCAATGTTTGATGCAGGTTTAGAAACCCAGGTATTATCTGCCGGCAATAGCATTAGTCTGGGGCAAAAGCAATTGATAGCTTTTATGCGGGCGGTTTTACGCAATCCCGATCTGTTGATCCTGGACGAGGCGACTGCCAATATTGATACTATCACCGAAAAACTGCTAAGCGAAATATTAAATAACCTTCCGCAACATACCACACGGGTTATTATAGCGCACCGTTTAAATACCATAGAAAATGCCGACGAGATATTTTTTGTGAACGGAGGAGAGGTTGTGCGGGCAGGCTCGTTTGATGATGCAATGGGATTGTTGCTAAATAACAAACGCGTTAGTTAA
- a CDS encoding PKD domain-containing protein produces the protein MINFRTVYCTCIVALLLFCWGDGLAQGTSNKGTEFWTLYMDHIRPPSGGGGNMGPSSMILYITSDLSTTGTVDVADGSFTENFSVTANAVTMVNIPAGAFVGSQGQFLKGIHIKSLKPIAVYGHIYASSVSGATLLLPVSALGKDYMSINYKQLSNAEVQEGAAYSTMAIIATEDNTSVEITPSEQLLNGEPKGVTFTVNLKKGEVYQALSNTDLTGTRIKSVSSAAGSCKRIAVFSGSSKIGIGCSAPAQLTSDNLFQQVYATTTWGKNYVTAPLKSRPYDVYRIILSDPATQVTLNGAVIPANQFTNNLYYEFSSTTTNFVSADKPVQVVQYAVTQGQGPNCTRVQGDVGDPEMIYLSPIEQGLDKVTLYSTGYYNIISSYINVVIPTSAVNSFTLDGAPYTSFITVPGRPEYSYAQISVSSGPSANRGGSVTSGTHTLKADKPFNAIAYGFGSTESYGYAAGTNQVDLNTHLVFTDVANDTKTLTAACSGSAYKLQLTLPYQTTRISWDLDNGSPAMLQTNPIAKSTSTVAGKTLYNYEYPGSVIYPQGNYVATATVFNPVADDCGSDQEVQFFFESTAKPVSAIDAPVNNCLGDIVQFKDASVLADGSYAKSWLWNFGDNTTSTEQNPKHTYTAPGDYTITLIVVDNNGCSSVTSTRTVHISKLPVASFNATGFDCVGNSVSFTSTSVSADGNIVSWKWDFNDGTPVEEYATAATFGHTFTIAKDYNVKLLITTDKGCTATYQKLITIHPLPVVDFTLPDACLDDVAKFNDLSTIADHTEAEFTYAWNFGDSNSSAANNTSNLKNAQHKYSASGIYTVTLTVTSKYNCKTVIQKQFTVNGATPKAKFEVLNNCSGSDIVFKDLSAPSFGNITKLTWYFDYDNHPEISETFNSSAMHADGLYNHSYGLFNTPASKTFHVKLIAYSGDSQSCTNVFDDNIVINANPTITLVYNNAPITSDIVLCSDNGDITIHEDKGIYQGSGTFTGTGITSAGKFDPSLSGTGTFNIKYVFTADGTACTYTTNFNIVVNPIPVIQDDEQYGMLEGQTLLLKPNVSISSGTLKYSWSPDATLSDATIAKPYASPKEDITYTLTVTSDKGCTAVKSFFVKVLKTPLIPNAFTPNNDGINDRWEIKYLDMYPNVKVDIFSRSGEKVFSSRGYGIPWDGTRGGGNLPMGTYYYIIDPGSGRKTTSGYVSIIK, from the coding sequence TTGATAAACTTCAGGACGGTATATTGTACCTGCATCGTAGCGTTGTTGCTGTTTTGTTGGGGAGATGGGCTTGCGCAGGGCACAAGCAATAAAGGAACAGAGTTTTGGACACTGTATATGGATCATATCCGTCCGCCATCAGGTGGCGGAGGCAATATGGGTCCAAGTAGTATGATACTGTACATAACGTCAGACTTATCAACTACCGGAACGGTTGATGTTGCAGACGGGTCATTCACCGAAAATTTCTCTGTAACCGCCAACGCTGTAACAATGGTTAATATTCCGGCGGGTGCGTTTGTGGGTAGCCAGGGTCAGTTTTTAAAAGGTATTCATATCAAATCATTAAAGCCAATTGCTGTATATGGGCACATTTACGCTTCGTCAGTATCAGGCGCAACGTTGCTTTTACCGGTGAGTGCGTTAGGCAAAGACTACATGTCTATTAATTACAAGCAGTTATCAAATGCCGAAGTACAAGAGGGGGCCGCTTACTCCACAATGGCTATAATAGCCACAGAAGATAACACTTCCGTTGAAATAACCCCGTCAGAGCAACTTTTGAACGGCGAGCCAAAAGGAGTAACCTTTACCGTTAATCTGAAAAAGGGGGAAGTATATCAGGCACTATCAAATACTGATCTTACCGGCACCCGTATAAAGTCTGTAAGTAGTGCTGCCGGAAGTTGTAAACGTATAGCTGTATTTTCGGGCAGCAGTAAAATAGGCATCGGCTGTTCTGCGCCTGCACAGCTTACGTCTGATAATTTATTTCAACAGGTTTACGCTACAACTACCTGGGGGAAAAATTATGTCACTGCACCTTTAAAGTCGCGCCCATATGATGTTTACCGTATAATACTAAGCGATCCTGCAACGCAGGTAACGCTTAACGGCGCAGTGATACCGGCAAACCAATTTACTAATAACTTATATTACGAGTTTTCATCCACCACTACAAATTTTGTATCGGCAGATAAACCTGTACAGGTAGTTCAATATGCAGTTACACAGGGACAGGGCCCTAATTGCACCAGGGTTCAGGGAGATGTTGGAGACCCAGAGATGATCTACCTCAGTCCCATTGAGCAAGGCCTGGACAAGGTTACACTTTACTCAACCGGGTATTACAATATCATATCCAGCTATATCAACGTAGTTATACCCACCAGCGCCGTAAACTCGTTTACGTTGGATGGCGCGCCTTATACGTCATTCATTACTGTTCCCGGCCGCCCCGAATATTCTTATGCACAAATTTCAGTATCATCGGGCCCGTCGGCAAACAGAGGTGGTTCTGTTACCTCGGGCACACACACACTAAAAGCAGATAAGCCATTTAATGCAATAGCTTATGGTTTTGGCAGTACCGAGTCATACGGTTACGCGGCAGGAACCAATCAGGTTGACCTGAACACGCATCTTGTTTTTACAGATGTAGCTAATGATACTAAAACATTAACCGCGGCATGCAGCGGTTCGGCTTATAAGTTGCAGTTAACGTTGCCCTATCAAACTACACGCATAAGCTGGGACCTGGACAATGGCAGCCCGGCCATGTTACAAACTAACCCCATAGCTAAATCAACTTCAACGGTAGCCGGTAAAACCCTTTATAATTACGAGTACCCGGGCAGCGTTATTTACCCCCAAGGCAATTATGTAGCTACGGCAACAGTATTTAACCCGGTAGCAGACGATTGCGGATCTGACCAGGAAGTACAATTCTTTTTTGAAAGTACAGCTAAGCCTGTTAGCGCCATTGACGCTCCGGTAAATAATTGTTTGGGCGATATTGTGCAGTTTAAAGACGCGTCGGTATTAGCGGATGGCTCGTATGCTAAATCATGGTTGTGGAATTTTGGAGACAACACCACATCAACAGAACAAAACCCCAAGCACACCTATACCGCTCCGGGCGATTACACGATTACATTGATAGTAGTTGATAACAATGGCTGCAGTTCTGTTACTTCAACACGCACTGTGCACATCAGTAAACTTCCGGTGGCTTCATTTAATGCTACGGGGTTTGATTGTGTTGGTAATAGTGTTTCATTTACCAGTACATCAGTATCTGCTGATGGCAACATTGTTAGCTGGAAGTGGGATTTTAACGATGGTACGCCCGTTGAAGAGTATGCAACTGCAGCAACATTCGGGCATACTTTTACCATTGCTAAAGATTATAATGTAAAGCTTTTAATTACCACTGATAAAGGATGCACCGCCACTTATCAAAAACTCATCACTATACATCCGTTGCCGGTTGTTGATTTTACCCTGCCCGATGCCTGCCTTGATGATGTGGCTAAGTTTAATGACCTGAGTACTATTGCCGACCACACAGAGGCCGAGTTTACTTATGCGTGGAATTTTGGTGATAGTAATTCATCTGCGGCAAATAATACTTCTAATTTGAAAAATGCCCAGCACAAATACAGCGCGTCCGGAATTTATACAGTGACCCTGACTGTTACATCAAAATACAATTGTAAAACCGTTATACAGAAACAGTTTACTGTAAATGGCGCTACACCAAAAGCTAAATTTGAGGTGTTGAATAATTGTAGTGGAAGTGATATTGTTTTTAAAGATCTTTCTGCCCCGAGTTTTGGAAACATTACTAAACTTACCTGGTATTTTGATTACGATAACCATCCGGAGATATCTGAAACCTTCAATTCAAGTGCAATGCATGCCGATGGTTTGTATAACCATAGTTATGGCTTATTCAATACGCCGGCCAGTAAAACCTTCCATGTTAAATTGATTGCTTACTCGGGCGATAGCCAATCATGTACAAATGTTTTTGATGATAACATTGTCATCAATGCAAACCCCACGATAACGTTGGTTTATAATAACGCCCCTATAACAAGCGATATTGTACTTTGTAGCGACAATGGAGATATTACGATACATGAGGATAAGGGTATATACCAGGGCTCGGGTACGTTTACCGGCACCGGAATAACATCTGCCGGCAAGTTTGATCCGTCGTTATCTGGCACCGGTACGTTTAATATCAAGTATGTTTTCACTGCTGACGGTACCGCATGCACTTACACAACTAATTTTAACATTGTGGTTAATCCAATACCGGTAATTCAGGATGACGAGCAATACGGCATGTTGGAAGGGCAAACATTGTTATTAAAGCCAAATGTGAGTATAAGTTCTGGTACCTTGAAATATAGCTGGTCGCCGGATGCAACGCTGAGCGATGCTACTATTGCCAAACCATATGCCAGTCCTAAAGAAGACATAACCTACACGTTGACAGTAACATCCGATAAAGGATGTACAGCCGTGAAATCTTTTTTTGTAAAAGTTTTAAAAACGCCGCTTATCCCTAATGCATTTACGCCTAACAATGATGGGATAAACGACAGGTGGGAGATCAAATATTTAGATATGTATCCGAATGTAAAGGTGGATATATTTAGTCGCAGCGGGGAAAAGGTTTTCTCCTCAAGAGGGTACGGCATACCGTGGGATGGTACCCGCGGCGGCGGAAATTTGCCAATGGGAACCTACTATTATATTATTGATCCCGGTAGCGGACGCAAAACCACATCAGGATATGTAAGTATTATTAAATGA
- a CDS encoding aldo/keto reductase: MEYRQLGASGFFVPVLSFGTATFGGGNEFFKAWGSTDVTEATRMVNLCLDAGVTLFDTANVYSRGLSEEILGQAIKGLHDKVLISTKATFPMSDNPNDVGSSRYNLIRECEASLKRLGVDHIDVYHMHGFDGNTPVEETLHALQDLITAGKIRYIACSNFSGWHLMKSLSVSERYGWARYVAHQAYYSLLDREFEWELMPLGVDQKVSTIVWSPLSSGRLTGKYRRGVELPADNRITQGGGHGPATDFEHLYTIVDALDEVAEETGKSISQVALNWLLQRPTVVNLIIGARNEEQLKQNLGAVGWNLTVDQLKKLDAASNRDPVYPYWHQRQNTKLNPIPNLYK, from the coding sequence ATGGAATACAGACAATTAGGTGCATCAGGGTTTTTTGTGCCGGTGCTGAGCTTTGGCACAGCAACCTTTGGCGGCGGTAATGAATTTTTTAAAGCCTGGGGCAGTACGGATGTTACCGAGGCGACGCGAATGGTTAACCTGTGCCTGGATGCCGGGGTAACCCTGTTTGATACAGCCAATGTTTACTCTCGGGGATTATCCGAAGAAATACTGGGACAGGCCATTAAAGGGCTGCATGATAAGGTGTTGATATCAACCAAAGCTACCTTCCCCATGAGCGACAATCCAAATGATGTAGGTTCATCGCGCTATAACCTAATTAGAGAGTGCGAAGCCAGTTTAAAACGCCTGGGGGTTGATCATATTGATGTTTACCATATGCACGGCTTTGACGGTAATACGCCGGTTGAAGAAACCCTACACGCCCTGCAAGACCTCATCACGGCTGGTAAAATACGTTACATTGCCTGCTCTAACTTTTCGGGCTGGCATTTAATGAAATCGCTGTCGGTTTCTGAGCGTTATGGCTGGGCGCGTTATGTGGCGCATCAGGCTTATTATTCGCTGCTTGACCGTGAGTTTGAATGGGAACTGATGCCGCTGGGCGTTGACCAAAAGGTAAGCACTATTGTTTGGAGCCCGTTATCATCAGGCAGGTTAACCGGCAAATATCGCCGCGGTGTAGAATTGCCTGCCGATAATCGTATCACACAGGGTGGCGGTCACGGCCCGGCTACTGATTTTGAGCATTTGTATACTATTGTTGATGCACTGGATGAAGTGGCAGAGGAAACAGGTAAAAGTATTTCGCAAGTAGCCTTGAACTGGCTGCTGCAAAGGCCAACCGTAGTAAACCTGATAATAGGAGCCCGTAACGAGGAGCAGTTAAAACAAAACTTAGGGGCGGTAGGATGGAACCTGACAGTTGACCAGCTTAAAAAATTGGATGCCGCAAGTAACAGAGACCCTGTTTATCCGTACTGGCATCAGCGTCAAAACACCAAACTTAACCCAATACCTAACTTGTACAAATAA
- the ilvA gene encoding threonine ammonia-lyase IlvA — translation MDDQLNSKAAAQRLKGVAKHTPLIYHPKLSAKYNAEVYLKREDMQVVRSYKLRGAYNMISQLTADELSRGVVCASAGNHAQGVAFSCKKLNIKGVIFMPEITPRQKVKQTEMFGDGNVQIVLVGDTFDDCLAEALKYTAENNMTFVPPFDNLSVIEGQGTVGVEILEDLPSVEVVVMPVGGGGLSAGVGTYLKSQNPNIRIIGVEPQGAASMLEALENGGPVTLGIINRFVDGAAVKRVGDATYNICKNVLDDMLTVAEGKACTTILTLYNEDAIVVEPAGALSVAVLDECRDKIIGKKVVCVISGGNNDIDRMAEIKEKSLLYEGLKHYFIVRFPQRPGALKLFVNEVLGPQDDITRFEFIKKTEKEQGPALVGIELSNRVDYNGLLQRMKDYRFDIIELNKEQTLFEYLV, via the coding sequence ATGGATGATCAATTAAACTCAAAGGCAGCAGCACAACGGCTAAAAGGTGTAGCCAAGCACACACCATTGATCTATCATCCAAAGCTATCTGCTAAATACAACGCCGAAGTTTATTTAAAGCGCGAAGATATGCAGGTGGTGCGGTCGTACAAACTGCGTGGCGCTTATAACATGATCAGTCAGCTAACTGCTGATGAGTTAAGCCGTGGCGTGGTATGTGCCAGCGCGGGCAACCATGCGCAGGGCGTGGCGTTTTCCTGCAAAAAGTTAAATATAAAGGGTGTAATATTTATGCCCGAGATCACGCCTCGCCAAAAAGTAAAACAAACCGAAATGTTTGGCGATGGTAACGTACAAATAGTTTTAGTAGGAGATACTTTTGATGATTGCCTTGCTGAAGCGCTAAAGTATACTGCCGAAAACAACATGACCTTTGTGCCGCCCTTTGACAACCTGAGCGTTATTGAAGGACAAGGCACTGTAGGCGTGGAGATATTGGAAGATCTGCCGAGTGTTGAAGTAGTAGTGATGCCCGTTGGCGGCGGCGGACTTTCTGCCGGTGTGGGTACTTATTTAAAAAGCCAAAATCCCAACATCCGCATAATAGGCGTGGAGCCGCAGGGTGCAGCATCTATGTTGGAAGCCCTGGAAAACGGCGGACCTGTTACCCTTGGTATCATTAACCGTTTTGTCGATGGCGCCGCCGTTAAACGCGTAGGCGATGCTACCTACAACATCTGCAAAAACGTTTTAGACGATATGCTTACCGTTGCTGAAGGTAAAGCCTGTACAACCATACTTACCCTGTATAACGAAGATGCCATTGTGGTAGAACCTGCCGGAGCATTATCTGTTGCGGTATTGGATGAGTGCCGTGATAAAATAATCGGTAAAAAGGTAGTGTGTGTAATCAGCGGAGGTAATAATGACATAGACCGCATGGCCGAGATCAAGGAGAAGTCGTTATTATACGAGGGGTTGAAACATTACTTTATTGTCCGTTTTCCGCAGCGGCCCGGTGCTTTGAAGTTGTTTGTTAACGAGGTGCTTGGTCCGCAGGATGATATTACCCGTTTTGAGTTCATCAAGAAAACTGAGAAGGAGCAGGGACCGGCACTGGTAGGCATAGAGCTATCTAACCGCGTCGACTACAACGGACTACTGCAACGCATGAAAGATTACCGCTTTGATATAATTGAGCTTAACAAAGAGCAAACGCTGTTTGAATACCTGGTATAA
- a CDS encoding ABC transporter ATP-binding protein, whose protein sequence is MPNIPPSNAPKPPGIGSLLKPYRGLVILLIVLGLLSNGINLLLPRIIANGIDAYTHKTFDLNSVLTEFSIAVVLVFIFGYLQSVIQTYASERVARDLRTRLADKISRQSHAFIEQANPSKLLTNLTADADSIKLFVSQAIVSIVSSLVIIFGASALLLSINWQLGLTVIAIIPIIGGTFFYVLKKVKVLFKQSREVIDWLNKIINESILGAALIRVINSQNLETMKFLEANSKARDFGLSILKLFAGLVPVITFTANMSMLIILALGGHYVINGTMTLGDFSAFNSYLIMLIFPILVIGFMSNIIAQATESFQRLSAVLNAPDTEEKGVDTAQLQGNVALNNVSVIYGEKPALKNISLDIKAGAKIAIIGPTAAGKTQLLYLLTGLIPATEGTVEFDMKSIETYNSKSFHRQVGFVFQDSIIFNMSVRENIAFSDTVTDESLQKAIETAELADFINTLPDKLNTVVSERGSSLSGGQKQRIMLARALAVNPKVLLLDDFTARVDTATEQKILANVQLNYPGTTLISVTQKIAAIEHYDKIIVLMDGEMVAEGTHAELMSSSPEYVQIFNSQQSTSNYELRS, encoded by the coding sequence ATGCCTAACATACCCCCATCTAACGCGCCCAAGCCACCAGGTATTGGTAGTTTGCTTAAACCGTATCGCGGTTTGGTAATATTGCTTATTGTACTGGGGTTGCTCAGCAACGGCATTAACCTGCTGCTGCCCCGCATAATTGCCAATGGCATAGATGCCTACACCCATAAAACATTTGATTTAAATTCGGTGCTTACCGAGTTCAGCATAGCAGTTGTGCTGGTGTTTATATTCGGATACCTGCAAAGTGTGATACAAACATACGCCTCAGAACGTGTAGCCCGCGATTTGCGCACACGCCTGGCCGATAAGATCTCCCGCCAGAGCCACGCCTTTATTGAGCAGGCCAACCCGTCAAAGCTGCTTACCAACCTCACTGCTGATGCAGATTCTATCAAGCTGTTTGTATCGCAGGCTATTGTATCAATTGTATCGTCGTTGGTGATCATTTTCGGTGCGAGTGCATTGCTGTTAAGTATTAACTGGCAACTGGGGCTCACCGTAATAGCCATTATCCCAATCATTGGCGGCACCTTTTTTTATGTGCTGAAAAAGGTAAAGGTACTGTTCAAACAAAGCCGCGAGGTGATTGACTGGCTGAATAAGATCATTAACGAAAGTATCCTGGGCGCAGCACTCATCAGGGTGATTAATTCGCAAAACCTCGAGACGATGAAGTTTCTGGAAGCCAACAGCAAGGCGCGCGATTTTGGTCTGAGCATCCTTAAACTTTTTGCAGGGCTGGTGCCTGTAATTACGTTCACCGCCAACATGAGTATGTTGATTATATTGGCCTTGGGAGGGCATTATGTTATCAACGGCACCATGACGCTGGGCGATTTCTCAGCCTTTAACAGCTACCTTATTATGCTCATTTTCCCCATTTTGGTGATAGGTTTTATGAGCAATATCATTGCCCAGGCAACAGAATCTTTCCAAAGGCTTAGCGCTGTGTTAAACGCGCCTGATACCGAAGAGAAAGGAGTGGATACCGCACAGTTGCAAGGCAACGTTGCACTAAATAATGTAAGCGTGATCTACGGGGAGAAACCAGCATTGAAAAATATATCTCTTGATATTAAGGCCGGTGCCAAAATAGCCATTATTGGCCCTACAGCAGCGGGCAAAACGCAATTGCTTTACCTGCTTACCGGACTAATACCGGCTACCGAAGGTACCGTTGAATTTGATATGAAAAGCATCGAAACTTACAATAGCAAGTCCTTCCACCGTCAGGTTGGATTTGTATTTCAGGATAGCATTATATTCAATATGAGCGTGCGCGAGAATATCGCTTTTAGCGATACGGTTACTGATGAATCGCTGCAAAAAGCTATTGAGACCGCAGAACTGGCCGACTTTATAAACACCCTGCCTGATAAGTTAAATACTGTTGTTTCCGAGCGTGGCTCGAGCCTGTCTGGCGGACAAAAGCAGCGTATAATGTTGGCAAGGGCACTGGCTGTTAATCCAAAGGTTTTATTGCTGGATGATTTTACAGCGCGTGTTGATACCGCTACCGAGCAGAAAATACTGGCTAATGTACAGCTCAATTATCCGGGCACTACGCTTATATCAGTTACCCAAAAAATAGCGGCCATTGAGCATTATGATAAGATCATCGTATTGATGGATGGCGAGATGGTAGCAGAGGGTACACACGCTGAGTTGATGAGCAGCAGCCCTGAGTACGTACAGATATTTAATTCACAACAAAGCACCAGCAACTATGAACTACGATCTTAA
- a CDS encoding response regulator: MAVGVLYIDDEINNLNSFKASFRRDFEVFTAISAKEGRKILDANEIGVIITDHRMPVMTGIEFLESILNVYPDTIRILLTGFADINAVMDAINRGQVYKYIVKPWQNDELKMYISNAMEIYRLRRENKDLTAKLKLALAEIESLKKLL; encoded by the coding sequence ATGGCAGTTGGAGTTTTATATATTGACGACGAGATTAATAACTTAAATAGTTTTAAAGCATCTTTCAGACGCGATTTTGAAGTTTTTACAGCAATATCAGCAAAAGAGGGAAGAAAGATATTAGACGCAAATGAAATTGGTGTTATAATAACTGACCACCGGATGCCGGTTATGACAGGTATTGAATTCCTGGAATCAATACTTAACGTTTATCCTGATACCATCAGGATATTACTGACCGGCTTTGCAGATATTAATGCTGTAATGGATGCCATTAATCGTGGGCAGGTTTATAAATATATAGTTAAGCCATGGCAAAATGATGAGCTGAAAATGTACATCAGTAACGCCATGGAGATATACAGGCTGCGCCGCGAAAATAAAGACCTTACCGCAAAACTCAAGTTAGCCCTTGCCGAAATTGAATCTCTAAAAAAGTTATTGTAA